In one window of Cellulophaga sp. HaHa_2_95 DNA:
- a CDS encoding TonB-dependent receptor, which yields MHKFIKISTLLFLSVFQSITAQEKDKDSIGTETVTVVKAYKPTVSDAFKIKSVPQINDSIVLKKKPIVYSINSVPVASTFTPAKGKAATVDKVPPPILYNSYASLGFGTYDNVLADFYTSRTISRDERLDIGLTHHSSRGDLDSIALKNAFYDTKLVAAYTKGDSDLNWGANLGLQHQLYNWYGVPIGAYSDEIINGIDAKQNYFNAEISGYVNMDNAYLERGEALIRRFWDATKSGENRAMLKGVAQFPIGDENIRIKGKLDYLGGVFKNASLNSTVNTPEINYSLFQVGVGPSIEILRDDLTLNLGVNLFFGLDSENSDSNFYIYPDITASYRVLDETVIAYGGIQGELIQNSYYDYVESNPFVSPTLTVQPTDQKYNAYAGIKGQLLPSLSYNLKASYKTENKKPLYKWNPENTFRDDEKGYYYNNSFDVFYDDVKTLGIFAELNVDIKRNFSLGLNAEAYTYSTETDNPAWNLPKVTSSVFLDYQIDKQWYMGATLFYVGEREDLQASVVQNANPVDFPSTIVTLNSYWDTNAHVGYRFNEQLSVFVKANNIANSNYMRWANYPVQGFQLLAGATYKFDF from the coding sequence ATGCACAAGTTCATAAAAATAAGCACACTTCTTTTTTTAAGCGTTTTCCAATCTATAACGGCTCAAGAGAAAGATAAGGATAGTATAGGTACAGAAACTGTAACGGTTGTAAAAGCTTACAAGCCTACCGTTTCCGATGCCTTTAAAATTAAATCTGTACCGCAGATTAATGATTCTATTGTATTAAAGAAAAAGCCCATAGTTTACAGTATAAATTCTGTTCCCGTGGCTTCTACGTTTACGCCAGCAAAGGGTAAGGCGGCAACAGTAGATAAAGTTCCACCTCCAATCTTGTATAATTCATATGCATCTCTTGGATTTGGCACGTATGATAATGTTTTAGCAGATTTCTACACGAGTAGAACAATCAGCAGGGATGAGCGTTTAGACATTGGATTAACACACCATTCTTCTAGAGGAGACCTAGATAGCATTGCTTTGAAAAATGCATTTTATGACACCAAATTGGTAGCGGCATATACGAAAGGTGACTCAGACTTAAATTGGGGAGCTAACCTAGGCTTACAGCATCAATTGTATAATTGGTATGGAGTGCCTATCGGTGCTTATAGTGATGAAATTATAAATGGTATAGATGCTAAGCAGAATTATTTCAATGCAGAAATTTCTGGATATGTAAATATGGATAACGCTTATTTAGAAAGAGGAGAAGCGCTTATTCGTCGCTTTTGGGATGCTACAAAATCAGGAGAGAATAGAGCGATGTTAAAAGGTGTTGCTCAATTTCCGATAGGCGATGAAAATATCCGTATTAAAGGAAAGTTAGATTATTTGGGCGGCGTGTTTAAGAATGCCAGTTTAAACAGTACGGTAAATACACCAGAAATTAATTATAGCTTATTTCAAGTAGGGGTAGGGCCAAGTATAGAAATTCTTAGAGATGATCTAACCTTGAATTTAGGGGTGAATCTTTTCTTTGGATTAGATTCTGAAAATAGTGATAGCAATTTTTACATCTATCCAGATATCACTGCTAGTTACCGTGTTCTTGATGAAACGGTTATTGCTTATGGAGGTATACAAGGAGAATTAATTCAGAACTCTTATTATGATTATGTAGAAAGCAACCCATTCGTGTCTCCTACATTAACTGTGCAACCAACAGATCAAAAATACAATGCATATGCGGGTATCAAAGGCCAGTTATTACCAAGTTTAAGTTATAATTTAAAAGCCTCTTATAAGACAGAAAATAAGAAACCGTTATATAAGTGGAATCCAGAAAATACATTTCGCGATGACGAAAAAGGATATTATTACAACAATTCTTTTGATGTATTTTATGATGATGTAAAAACATTGGGCATTTTTGCAGAACTAAATGTGGATATAAAAAGAAACTTTTCTTTGGGTTTGAATGCTGAAGCTTATACCTATTCTACAGAAACAGATAATCCAGCATGGAATTTACCTAAGGTAACAAGTTCTGTATTTTTAGATTATCAAATAGACAAGCAATGGTATATGGGAGCGACCTTGTTTTATGTGGGCGAGCGCGAGGATTTACAGGCTTCTGTGGTACAAAATGCAAACCCAGTAGATTTTCCATCTACGATAGTTACCCTAAATAGTTATTGGGACACTAATGCACACGTAGGGTACAGATTTAATGAACAATTATCAGTATTTGTAAAAGCAAATAATATAGCGAATTCTAATTATATGAGATGGGCAAATTACCCTGTTCAGGGCTTTCAGCTTTTAGCAGGTGCGACCTATAAGTTTGATTTTTAA
- a CDS encoding OmpA family protein, with the protein MKTFPQIMFLFFTLSSLAVKSQNLVKNPSFESNYKCPEKFGSLDIDAKNWHKPTLGTTDYFNTCSKELPVTDNFIGSQLPFEGNAYAGMYLYAPNDYREYITAELETPLEKDKLYKVSFMVSLADDVEFAVKEFDVLLSPSVFEMNTSKHLDVRYFSRSAQLNFKRMQSQEYLDDTDSWVEISTHIMAKGDEQFLTIGNFSNNEDTFTQVVKKTSRKSSYYFIDMVSVEMIPSYMPNQLYVIEELLFDFDETTIEITYNKQLSDLVTYLKSNPKLNIYLYGHTDAMGSVAYNDELSEKRAATVAKFLEKSGLSKNRISWKGFGFKKPVVSNEKEDVRFKNRRVEFLVAEPQSTYAKNLYEDGQ; encoded by the coding sequence ATGAAAACGTTCCCCCAAATCATGTTTTTGTTTTTTACGCTAAGTAGTTTAGCGGTAAAAAGCCAGAACTTAGTAAAAAATCCAAGTTTTGAATCTAATTATAAATGTCCAGAAAAATTTGGCTCCCTAGATATAGATGCTAAAAACTGGCATAAACCCACTTTAGGGACTACAGATTACTTTAATACCTGTAGCAAAGAACTTCCGGTTACTGATAATTTTATTGGCTCTCAATTGCCTTTTGAGGGGAATGCTTATGCAGGAATGTACTTATATGCTCCTAATGATTATCGAGAATATATCACGGCAGAATTAGAAACCCCTTTGGAGAAAGACAAACTGTATAAAGTGTCTTTTATGGTGAGTTTGGCAGATGATGTAGAGTTTGCTGTCAAAGAATTTGATGTGCTGTTATCGCCTTCAGTTTTTGAAATGAATACTTCCAAGCATTTAGATGTGCGATATTTTTCACGATCAGCCCAGTTAAATTTTAAGCGCATGCAATCTCAAGAGTATTTAGATGATACAGATTCATGGGTAGAGATATCTACTCATATTATGGCTAAAGGAGATGAGCAGTTTCTAACTATCGGAAATTTTAGTAATAATGAAGATACATTTACGCAGGTGGTAAAGAAAACTTCGCGTAAGTCTTCGTATTATTTTATAGATATGGTTTCTGTTGAAATGATTCCTAGTTATATGCCCAATCAGTTGTATGTTATAGAAGAACTGCTTTTTGATTTTGACGAAACTACTATAGAAATAACATACAATAAACAGTTGTCAGATTTGGTTACCTATCTAAAAAGTAATCCTAAATTAAACATTTATTTGTACGGTCATACTGACGCCATGGGATCTGTAGCCTATAATGATGAGTTATCTGAAAAAAGAGCAGCAACCGTAGCTAAATTTTTAGAAAAATCCGGATTAAGTAAAAATAGAATTTCCTGGAAAGGTTTTGGTTTTAAAAAACCAGTAGTTAGTAATGAAAAAGAAGATGTTCGGTTTAAAAATAGGAGGGTAGAATTCCTAGTCGCAGAACCACAAAGTACTTATGCTAAGAATTTGTATGAAGACGGACAGTAA
- a CDS encoding PepSY domain-containing protein → MNPKTKRKKQAKVLRIFRKIHRLMGAFLFIFFFFISVSGLLLGWKKNSAGLLLAETQIGSSSEFSEWLPLSVLYEKAARVIKDSVAENTPLTLDRVDIRKDKGVIKFIYEDYYGLQLDGATGQLLEFGKRQSDFVENLHDGSVLDTYFNTSGSPIKILYTTVMSIALLFFTITGFWLWYGPKRMRKSA, encoded by the coding sequence ATGAATCCAAAAACCAAAAGAAAAAAACAAGCTAAAGTATTACGAATATTTAGAAAAATTCACCGGTTGATGGGTGCTTTCTTATTCATTTTTTTCTTCTTTATTTCGGTTTCGGGGCTCTTACTAGGTTGGAAAAAAAATAGTGCAGGCCTTCTTCTTGCCGAAACCCAAATAGGGTCTAGCTCAGAATTTTCTGAATGGTTACCATTAAGTGTACTTTATGAAAAAGCAGCCAGAGTAATTAAAGATTCTGTTGCGGAAAATACACCATTAACCTTAGATCGTGTAGATATCCGAAAAGATAAAGGGGTGATTAAGTTTATCTATGAAGACTATTACGGTTTACAATTAGACGGCGCTACAGGACAGTTATTAGAATTTGGCAAACGTCAATCAGATTTTGTAGAGAACCTACATGACGGTTCTGTCTTAGATACTTATTTTAACACTTCAGGAAGCCCTATTAAAATATTGTATACAACAGTGATGAGCATTGCGCTATTGTTTTTTACCATCACGGGTTTTTGGCTTTGGTATGGTCCAAAACGCATGCGTAAATCCGCTTAA
- a CDS encoding YkgJ family cysteine cluster protein produces the protein MSIIKKVRAVDNLYAGLDKEIASFQEKTSLHCKAGCGKCCTHAEVDASPLEFLPWAYHLFVNGLAGETLDALKAGSSAVCHIYQPLSLVDKSNGNGKCSDYIYRGLICRLFGYGANRDKFGEMRLATCKIIKEEQTQNFDEARISMQKGLYVPVFTDYYMKLSQIDFILGNQIVPINRALILAIEEVLQYYAYRPFPRGFKNCA, from the coding sequence ATGTCTATAATTAAGAAAGTTAGAGCGGTAGATAATCTGTACGCTGGTCTGGATAAAGAAATTGCTTCTTTTCAGGAGAAAACTTCCTTGCATTGCAAGGCCGGTTGTGGTAAATGTTGTACGCATGCCGAAGTAGATGCCTCTCCTTTAGAATTTCTTCCTTGGGCATATCATTTATTTGTTAATGGCTTGGCAGGGGAAACTTTAGATGCTTTAAAGGCAGGTTCAAGTGCAGTATGTCATATATACCAACCGCTTTCGTTAGTAGATAAAAGCAATGGTAATGGTAAATGTAGTGACTATATCTACAGAGGTCTTATCTGTAGGTTATTTGGCTATGGAGCCAATCGTGATAAATTTGGTGAAATGCGTTTGGCAACCTGTAAAATAATTAAAGAAGAGCAGACTCAGAATTTTGATGAAGCAAGAATAAGCATGCAAAAAGGCTTGTATGTTCCGGTTTTTACGGATTACTATATGAAACTTTCTCAAATAGACTTTATTTTAGGCAACCAAATAGTTCCTATAAACAGAGCTTTAATCTTGGCGATAGAGGAGGTATTACAATACTACGCCTACCGCCCATTTCCTAGAGGATTTAAAAATTGTGCTTAA
- a CDS encoding ABC-F family ATP-binding cassette domain-containing protein, with the protein MISVDNIAVEFSGDTLFSDVSFVINETDKIALMGKNGAGKSTMMKIIAGVQKATRGNIRYPKEAVIAYLPQHLLTEDNCTVFEEASKAFAQVFTMQKEMAELNTALETRTDYESDEYMKLIQKVSDLGEKYYALEEINYEAEVEKALAGLGFKREDFHRQTSEFSGGWRMRIELTKILLQKPDLILLDEPTNHVDIESVIWLEDFLLNKAKAVVVISHDKTFIDNITNRTIEVTMGRIYDYKANYSHYLQLREDRRSHQIKAFQEQQRFIADNQAFIDRFKGTYSKTNQVTSRERMLEKLEIIEIDEIDNASLRLRFPPAQRSGDYPVTVDALTKTYGEHVVFKDANMSISRGEKVSFVGRNGEGKSTMIKAIMGEIDFEGACQLGHNVKVGYFAQNQASLLDQNLTVFQTVDEVAKGDIRTQMKNILGRFMFGGEDVEKKVSVLSGGEKTRLAMVKLLLEPVNLLILDEPTNHLDLKSKDVLKEALLDFDGTLILVSHDRDFLQGLSQKVFEFKDKRVIEHFESIDAFLERNRIQSLKEIDLKN; encoded by the coding sequence ATGATTTCGGTAGATAATATTGCAGTAGAGTTTAGTGGTGACACTCTTTTTAGTGACGTTTCATTTGTAATTAATGAAACGGATAAAATTGCTTTAATGGGAAAAAATGGTGCAGGAAAATCTACCATGATGAAAATTATTGCCGGAGTACAAAAAGCAACACGCGGCAATATACGCTACCCTAAAGAAGCCGTTATTGCTTATTTACCACAACATTTACTAACGGAAGATAATTGCACTGTTTTTGAGGAAGCATCTAAGGCTTTCGCTCAAGTATTCACCATGCAAAAAGAAATGGCTGAATTAAACACAGCGTTAGAAACTAGAACAGATTACGAGTCTGATGAATACATGAAGCTCATTCAGAAAGTATCTGATTTAGGTGAAAAATATTATGCCTTAGAAGAAATTAACTATGAAGCAGAGGTAGAAAAAGCTCTAGCCGGACTTGGATTTAAACGTGAAGATTTTCACCGTCAGACGAGCGAATTTAGTGGTGGTTGGCGTATGCGTATAGAGTTGACTAAAATATTATTACAAAAGCCAGATCTTATTTTATTAGATGAGCCTACCAACCATGTAGATATAGAATCTGTCATATGGTTAGAAGATTTTCTTTTAAATAAGGCAAAAGCCGTTGTGGTTATATCTCACGATAAAACTTTTATTGACAACATCACCAATAGAACCATTGAGGTAACTATGGGACGAATTTATGATTATAAGGCAAACTATTCTCACTACCTGCAATTGCGAGAAGATCGTAGAAGCCATCAGATAAAAGCATTCCAAGAGCAACAAAGGTTTATTGCAGACAACCAAGCATTTATTGACCGCTTTAAAGGCACGTATTCCAAAACCAACCAAGTTACTTCTAGGGAGCGCATGTTGGAAAAATTAGAAATTATTGAAATTGATGAAATAGACAATGCTTCATTACGCTTGAGGTTTCCTCCTGCACAGCGTTCTGGTGATTACCCTGTTACCGTAGATGCATTGACCAAAACCTACGGAGAACATGTAGTGTTTAAAGATGCTAACATGAGTATCTCTCGTGGAGAAAAAGTTTCTTTTGTAGGTAGAAACGGTGAAGGTAAATCTACCATGATCAAAGCGATTATGGGAGAAATAGATTTTGAAGGAGCGTGCCAATTAGGACACAATGTAAAAGTGGGTTATTTTGCTCAGAACCAAGCATCATTATTAGATCAAAACCTAACCGTTTTTCAAACGGTAGATGAAGTTGCAAAAGGTGACATCCGAACGCAAATGAAAAATATCTTAGGAAGGTTTATGTTTGGAGGAGAAGATGTTGAAAAGAAAGTAAGTGTACTTTCTGGAGGAGAAAAAACAAGATTAGCAATGGTTAAATTATTATTAGAACCCGTAAACTTGTTAATCCTGGATGAGCCTACAAACCACCTAGATTTGAAATCTAAGGATGTTCTCAAAGAAGCTTTATTAGATTTTGATGGCACATTAATTCTAGTATCTCACGACCGTGACTTTTTACAAGGACTTTCTCAGAAAGTATTTGAATTTAAAGACAAACGCGTAATTGAACATTTTGAAAGTATTGATGCTTTCTTAGAACGTAACAGAATTCAAAGTTTAAAAGAAATAGATTTAAAGAATTAA
- the mqo gene encoding malate dehydrogenase (quinone), whose protein sequence is MNTKNNFTLIGAGIMSATLGVLLKQLIPDAIISIYERLDAVGAESSDAWNNAGTGHSAFCELNYTPESDAGDIDISKALKISEQFEMSKQFWAYLVKNNLVQANTPFINDIDHMSFVWGDANIKFLKKRHEALTKYDIFKAMKFSTDFEEIKEWIPLMMNGRTADEKIAATRMPIGTDVNFGAITRKMISYLETCDGVTIHLGHQVEDIEQKKDGSWTIEVTDLHTDQEETINTNFVFIGAGGGALKLLEKSGIPEGEGFGGFPVSGQFLKCNNPEIAKLHEAKVYGKAEEGSPPMSVPHLDTRMLNGERSLLFGPYAGFSTKFLKNGSYFDLPLSIDAHNIFPLLSAGLKNISLTKYLIEQVVQSPEERFDALLKYYPEAKIEDWELITAGQRVQIIKKDKKEGGVLKFGTEIVSSKDKTLAALLGASPGASTAVSIMLNVLDECFPIQMKTAAWQNKLKEIFPSYGDSLIKNGDLCLQIRAYTTSILRLEEK, encoded by the coding sequence ATGAACACAAAAAATAACTTTACCTTAATTGGAGCCGGAATTATGAGCGCTACATTAGGCGTACTATTGAAACAACTTATCCCTGATGCTATTATAAGCATCTATGAAAGATTAGACGCCGTAGGTGCAGAAAGTTCAGATGCCTGGAACAATGCAGGAACAGGACATTCTGCTTTTTGTGAATTAAATTACACCCCCGAAAGTGATGCTGGAGATATTGACATTTCCAAAGCATTAAAAATAAGTGAACAGTTTGAAATGTCTAAACAGTTTTGGGCATATCTCGTAAAAAACAATCTAGTACAAGCAAACACTCCCTTCATCAATGACATTGATCATATGAGTTTTGTTTGGGGTGATGCAAATATAAAATTCCTAAAAAAAAGGCATGAAGCCTTGACCAAGTATGATATTTTCAAGGCGATGAAATTCAGTACTGATTTTGAAGAAATTAAGGAATGGATACCTTTGATGATGAATGGAAGAACTGCCGATGAAAAAATTGCAGCTACCAGAATGCCTATAGGTACTGATGTTAATTTTGGAGCTATTACTCGTAAAATGATTTCTTATTTAGAAACATGTGATGGCGTTACCATTCACTTAGGTCATCAAGTAGAAGATATTGAACAAAAAAAAGATGGTTCTTGGACTATTGAAGTAACTGATTTACACACGGATCAAGAGGAAACAATTAACACCAACTTTGTATTTATTGGTGCTGGTGGTGGTGCGTTAAAACTTCTTGAGAAATCTGGAATTCCCGAAGGTGAAGGTTTTGGTGGCTTTCCTGTCAGCGGTCAGTTTTTAAAATGCAATAATCCTGAGATTGCAAAATTACACGAAGCTAAAGTATATGGCAAAGCCGAAGAAGGTTCTCCTCCAATGTCGGTACCACATTTAGATACACGAATGCTAAATGGCGAGCGCTCTTTATTATTTGGCCCTTATGCCGGCTTCTCGACAAAATTTTTAAAAAACGGATCTTACTTTGATCTCCCACTTTCCATAGATGCCCATAATATATTTCCGTTATTATCTGCTGGATTAAAAAACATCTCCTTAACAAAATACCTTATTGAGCAAGTGGTACAATCTCCAGAAGAGCGCTTTGATGCTTTATTAAAATATTATCCCGAGGCTAAAATTGAAGATTGGGAATTAATCACTGCAGGACAACGGGTGCAAATTATCAAAAAAGACAAAAAAGAAGGTGGCGTATTAAAATTTGGGACCGAAATTGTAAGTAGTAAGGACAAAACACTAGCTGCCCTACTAGGAGCTTCCCCTGGAGCGTCAACAGCTGTTTCCATTATGTTAAACGTATTGGACGAATGCTTCCCTATTCAAATGAAAACAGCAGCGTGGCAAAATAAGCTGAAAGAAATATTTCCTAGCTACGGGGATTCTCTTATAAAAAATGGCGATTTATGCCTGCAAATTAGGGCATATACGACATCAATATTACGATTAGAAGAAAAATAA
- a CDS encoding amidohydrolase, translating into MKNLYITFFTLLIVSCTPSKEQVDLIVLNGNVYTVDDSFSKTEAFAVKDGKFIYTGTNKEVQELYEAKSTVDAEGKTVVPGLIDAHCHFYRLGENQQAVDLVGTTSFSEVLERVEEFQTKNKKNFIYGRGWDQNDWEVKEFPTKKEVDELYPDTPMAIERIDGHAYLVNQKALDLAGITNETVAVGGEIVKINGTLTGVLVDGPMGLIDAIIPKPSKETMIAALKDAERIAFKNGLTTVNDAGLPREIIELIDSLQQSGDLKIRLYAMIANYPENLDYYLTKGILKTDRLNVRSVKVYGDGALGSRGAVMKAPYSDKDHHFGAMVTPVGEIESLAHRIAATEFQMNTHAIGDSANIVVLRAYKNALKGKEDRRWKVEHAQILSTPDFNYFEDGIIPSLQPTHATSDMYWAEDRIGVDRMSGAYAFKTLLDKAGMVALGTDFPVEQVSPFYTFYAAVARKDLKGYPEGGFQMNDALTREEALKGMTIWAAYSNFEEDEKGSIEVGKMADFVILDKDIMTVPEEETPNIKPEQVFISGEKMN; encoded by the coding sequence ATGAAAAACCTTTATATTACTTTTTTTACACTACTAATTGTAAGTTGTACTCCGTCTAAAGAACAAGTAGATTTAATTGTTTTAAATGGAAACGTCTATACAGTTGATGACTCTTTTTCGAAGACAGAAGCGTTTGCTGTAAAAGATGGGAAATTTATTTATACTGGTACTAATAAAGAAGTGCAGGAATTATACGAAGCAAAAAGCACTGTTGATGCGGAAGGGAAAACTGTTGTTCCTGGATTGATAGATGCACATTGTCACTTTTATAGATTAGGAGAAAACCAACAAGCGGTAGACCTAGTGGGGACAACGAGCTTTTCTGAAGTGTTAGAACGTGTTGAAGAGTTTCAAACAAAAAATAAAAAGAACTTTATCTATGGTCGTGGCTGGGATCAGAATGATTGGGAGGTAAAAGAATTTCCAACAAAGAAGGAGGTAGATGAATTGTATCCTGATACTCCAATGGCTATAGAACGTATTGATGGGCATGCATATTTGGTAAATCAGAAAGCTTTGGATTTGGCCGGCATAACAAATGAAACAGTTGCTGTAGGAGGTGAGATAGTTAAAATTAATGGCACATTAACAGGAGTGCTTGTAGATGGTCCTATGGGCTTAATCGATGCAATTATTCCTAAACCTTCTAAAGAAACCATGATTGCGGCATTGAAGGATGCAGAGCGTATTGCTTTTAAAAACGGACTTACCACTGTGAATGATGCAGGTTTGCCTAGGGAAATTATTGAGTTGATTGATAGCCTTCAGCAATCAGGCGATTTAAAAATTCGTTTGTACGCGATGATCGCCAACTATCCGGAGAATTTAGATTATTATTTAACTAAAGGAATTTTAAAAACAGACAGGTTGAATGTTAGATCTGTAAAAGTATATGGCGATGGCGCTTTGGGGTCTAGAGGCGCGGTAATGAAAGCACCTTATTCAGATAAAGATCATCATTTTGGAGCAATGGTAACTCCAGTAGGTGAGATAGAAAGCTTGGCGCATAGAATAGCTGCTACTGAATTTCAAATGAATACTCATGCTATTGGTGATTCTGCTAATATTGTGGTGTTAAGAGCTTATAAAAATGCATTGAAAGGTAAAGAAGATAGACGTTGGAAAGTAGAACATGCGCAAATTCTAAGTACGCCAGACTTTAATTATTTTGAAGATGGGATCATTCCTTCGTTGCAGCCTACGCATGCAACAAGTGATATGTACTGGGCAGAAGATAGAATAGGGGTAGACCGTATGTCAGGGGCTTATGCCTTTAAAACACTTTTAGATAAAGCTGGTATGGTAGCGCTAGGTACCGACTTTCCTGTGGAGCAAGTTAGTCCGTTTTATACCTTCTATGCCGCGGTGGCTCGTAAAGATTTGAAAGGGTATCCTGAGGGAGGTTTTCAAATGAATGATGCATTGACAAGAGAAGAGGCATTAAAAGGAATGACAATCTGGGCTGCCTACAGTAATTTTGAAGAAGATGAGAAAGGAAGCATTGAAGTGGGGAAAATGGCAGATTTTGTTATCCTAGATAAAGATATCATGACCGTTCCTGAGGAGGAGACGCCAAACATTAAGCCAGAACAAGTTTTTATTTCAGGAGAGAAAATGAACTAG